A DNA window from Leopardus geoffroyi isolate Oge1 chromosome A1, O.geoffroyi_Oge1_pat1.0, whole genome shotgun sequence contains the following coding sequences:
- the SUPT20H gene encoding transcription factor SPT20 homolog isoform X12, which yields MQQALELALDRAEYVIESARQRPPKRKYLSSGRKSVFQKLYDLYIEECEKEPEVKQKLRRNVNLLEKLVMQETLSCLVVNLYPGNEGYSLMLRGKNGSDSETIRLPYEEGELLEYLDAEELPPILVDLLEKSQVNIFHCGCVIAEIRDYRQSSNMKSPGYQSRHILLRPTMQTLICDVHSITSDNHKWTQEDKLLLESQLILATAEPLCLDPSIAVTCTANRLLYNKQKMNTRPMKRCFKRYSRSSLNRQQDLSHCPPPPQLKLLDFLQKRKERKAGQHYDLKISKAGNCVDMWKRSPCNLAIPSEVDVEKYAKVEKSIKSDDSQPTVWPAHDVKDDYVFECEAGNQYQKTKLTILQSLGDPLYYGKIQPCKEDEENDSQMSPSQFIIGSKTDAERVVNQYQELVQNEAKCPVKMSHSSSGSASLSQLSPGKETEQPETVSVQSSVLGKGVKHRPPPIKLPSSSGNSSSGNYFTPQQASSFLKSPTPPPASKPPSLSRKSSVDLNQVSMLSPAALSPASSSQRSGTPKPSTPTPTPSSTPHPPDAQSSTPITPSATPTPQDSGFTPQPTLLTQFAQQQRSLSQAMPVTTIPLSTMVTSITTGTTATQVMANSAGLNFINVVGSVCGAQALMSGSNPMLGCNTGAITPAGINLSGLLPSGGLLPNALPGAMQAASQAGVPFGLKNTSNLRPLNLLQLPGGSLIFNTLQQQQQQLSQFTPQQPQQPQQPTTSSPQQPGEQGSEQGSTSQEQALSAQHAAVINLAGVGSFMQSQAAAVAILAASNGYGSSSSTNSSATSSSAYRQPVKK from the exons cagaaattaagaagaaatgtgAATCTGTTAGAGAAGCTTGTTATGCAAGAGACATTATCCTGTTTAGTGGTCAACCTATACCCAGGAAATGAAGGATATTCTCTGATgctcaggggaaaaaatggatcAG attctgAGACCATTCGACTGCCTTATGAAGAAGGGGAATTGCTTGAATACTTGGATGCAGAAGAATTACCTCCAATTTTGGTTGATCTCCTAGAAAAATCTCAG gttaatatttttcattgtggATGTGTCATAGCAGAAATACGTGACTACAGGCAGTCCAGTAATATGAAATCTCCTGGTTACCAAAGTAGGCATATTCTCTTACGTCCAACAATGCAG actTTAATCTGTGATGTGCATTCAATAACAAGTGATAACCATAAATGGACCCAG GAAGATAAACTCTTGCTTGAGAGCCAACTGATCCTAGCTACAGCTGAACCACTGTGTCTTGATCCTTCTATAGCAGTAACCTGTACTGCAAATAGACTGCTTTATAACAAGCAAAAGATGAACACGCGCCCCATGAAACG GTGTTTCAAGAGGTATTCCAGGTCGTCTCTGAATCGGCAGCAGGATCTCTCTCACTGTCCACCTCCGCCTCAGCTAAAATTACTTGATTTcttacaaaaaaggaaggaaagaaaagcaggtcAACATTATGACCTCAAGATTTCTAAAGCAGGAAAT tgtgtagatATGTGGAAACGGAGTCCCTGTAATTTGGCCATACCTTCCGAAGTGGAT GTGGAGAAATACGCTAAAGTGGAAAAGTCCATCAAATCTGATGACTCACAACCAACAGTCTGGCCAGCCCAT GATGTAAAAGATGATTATGTATTTGAATGTGAAGCTGGTAATCAGTATCAGAAAACAAAGCTGACCATTTTGCAGTCACTTGGTGATCCACTTTACTATGGCAAAATACAGCCATgtaaagaagatgaagaaaatgacagcCAGATGTCTCCATCCCA GTTTATTATTGGATCAAAGACTGATGCTGAGAg GGTTGTCAATCAGTACCAGGAGTTGGTCCAGAATGAAGCCAAATGTCCAGTCAAAATGTCACACAGTTCCAGTGGCTCAGCCAGCTTAAGTCAGCTTTCtccagggaaagaaacagaa CAGCCCGAGACTGTGTCAGTTCAGTCTTCAGTTTTGGGGAAGGGAGTAAAACACCGACCTCCACCCATCAAACTCCCCTCAAGCTCAGGAAATAGTTCTTCAG GTAACTATTTTACACCGCAACAGGCCAGCAGCTTTCTTAAATCTCCaactcctcctcctgcttccaaGCCACCAAGTCTTTCTCGGAAGTCATCTGTGGATCTCAATCAAGTCAGCATGCTTTCTCCAGCTGCCTTGTCACCTGCCAGTTCATCACAAA GATCTGGAACTCCTAAGCCATCTACTCCTACACCAACCCCTTCATCGACCCCACACCCTCCTGATGCTCAGAGCTCAACTCCTATTACCCCTTCAGCCACCCCTACTCCCCAAGATTCAGGCTTCACCCCTCAGCCCACTTTGTTAACTCAGTTTGCTCAGCAGCAAAGGTCTCTGAGCCAGGCAATGCCTGTAACGACCATTCCTCTTTCCACCATGGTAACATCCATAACTACAGGAACCACGGCCACCCAGGTCATGGCAAACTCTGCTGGACTTAACTTCATCAATGTAGTGGGCTCTGTTTG TGGAGCCCAGGCTTTGATGAGTGGTTCAAACCCTATGCTGGGCTGTAACACTGGTGCCATAACTCCTGCAGGAATAAACCTGAGTGGCCTTCTACCCTCAGGAGGTCTGCTACCAAATGCATTGCCCGGTGCAATGCAGGCAGCTTCTCAAGCAG GTGTTccatttggtttaaaaaatacttcaaatctCAGGCCCTTAAATCTACTCCAG CTTCCAGGTGGTTCACTCATTTTTAACACtctgcagcagcagcaacagcagcttTCTCAGTTTACGCCACAGCAGCCTCAGCAGCCTCAGCAGCCCACCACTTCCAGTCCTCAGCAGCCAGGAGAGCAG GGTTCTGAACAAGGTTCTACCAGTCAAGAACAGGCCTTATCTGCTCAGCACGCTGCTGTTATTAACCTTGCTGGAGTAGGAAGTTTCATGCAGTCACAGGCAGCTG CAGTTGCGATTCTTGCAGCATCAAATGGCtatggcagcagcagcagcacaaaCAGCTCAGCTACATCGTCATCGGCATACAGGCAGCCAgtcaaaaagtaa